In Carya illinoinensis cultivar Pawnee chromosome 16, C.illinoinensisPawnee_v1, whole genome shotgun sequence, a single window of DNA contains:
- the LOC122298367 gene encoding glutathione transferase GST 23-like — MGDQVKLIATPQSLPCCRVEWALKLKEVDYEYIEEDLRNKSAFLLESNPIHKKVPVLLHAGKPIVESLVILEYIEETWKDKYPLLSDDPHERAMARFWAKFGDEKCVVGAFGAAWLTEGEEKNKAIESAQESLAFLEKQIEGKKYFGGEQIGFLDLAVGWIPHWLKALEEVGEMKVLDPGRFPSLHEWGQNFLEIPLIKNSLPPREKVVEYFNAGRSYKRSLEAANKP, encoded by the exons ATGGGGGATCAGGTGAAGCTGATTGCCACTCCTCAAAGCCTTCCCTGCTGCAGGGTTGAATGGGCTTTGAAGCTTAAAGAAGTGGATTATGAGTATATAGAGGAAGATTTGAGAAACAAGAGTGCCTTCCTACTCGAGTCCAACCCTATTCATAAGAAGGTCCCGGTGCTGTTGCACGCCGGCAAGCCGATCGTCGAGTCACTCGTCATCCTTGAATATATTGAGGAGACATGGAAGGACAAGTACCCTTTGCTTAGCGACGATCCTCATGAGAGAGCCATGGCTAGGTTTTGGGCTAAATTTGGTGATGAAAAG TGTGTTGTTGGAGCATTTGGGGCAGCTTGGCTGACTGAAGGAGAGGAAAAGAACAAGGCCATAGAGTCTGCACAAGAATCACTGGCGTTTCTTGAGAAGCAGATTGAAGGGAAGAAATATTTTGGGGGAGAACAGATAGGATTTCTGGATCTGGCAGTGGGTTGGATTCCTCATTGGCTTAAGGCTCTGGAAGAAGTAGGAGAAATGAAGGTACTCGATCCTGGAAGGTTTCCATCACTCCATGAATGGGGTCAGAACTTCTTGGAAATTCCACTCATCAAAAATTCCCTTCCTCCTAGAGAAAAGGTTGTCGAGTATTTTAATGCTGGTAGAAGCTACAAGCGTTCCTTAGAAGCTGCCAATAAACCATGA